The following proteins come from a genomic window of Plutella xylostella chromosome 22, ilPluXylo3.1, whole genome shotgun sequence:
- the LOC105391160 gene encoding uncharacterized protein LOC105391160, with translation MSLREFPRVWGSFERRFENRTLKFQIEDVSEALWDTTVEFMLGNYIQEDVWWLTAGTAEDPVAVQEYRILLSAIVQQNMSLACLLTEADGSGRSLVAVNMCMPQKKGFFIEHSPPKSKAGLLSLRMFAEAMKVTTIYDKFEVNEYMMGSGLSVAPQYRGLGIAVELLKARLNLAKTLGFKVTGGIFTSESAQRSAEKAGYECCYQTPYKEFGNQCDIHFDTKTEYLKIFAIKV, from the exons ATGTCTCTTCGCGAATTTCCTCGAGTCTGGGGTTCGTTTGAAAGAAGGTTCGAAAATCGGACGTTAAAATTTCAGATAGAAGACGTTTCTGAGGCATTGTGGGATACTACTGTGGAGTTTATGCTTGGAAACTACATTCAGGAAGATGTGTGGTGGCTCACTGCCG gtACAGCAGAAGATCCGGTAGCAGTGCAAGAATACCGCATCCTTCTGTCCGCTATAGTCCAGCAGAACATGTCTCTAGCCTGCCTGCTAACCGAGGCGGATGGCTCGGGGCGGTCGCTCGTAGCAGTCAATATGTGCATGCCGCAAAAAAAGGGATTCTTCATTGAACACAGCCCG CCTAAAAGCAAAGCTGGGTTGTTGTCACTCCGAATGTTCGCCGAGGCGATGAAAGTGACGACGATTTATGACAAGTTCGAGGTGAATGAATATATGATGGGGAGCGGCCTCTCCGTGGCCCCACAGTACCGCGGCCTGGGCATCGCTGTGGAACTGCTCAAGGCAAG ATTAAACCTCGCGAAGACATTAGGATTCAAAGTGACCGGTGGAATATTTACCAGTGAGTCAGCACAGCGGTCTGCTGAAAAAGCTGGGTACGAGTGCTGCTATCAAACCCCTTACAAGGAATTCGGGAACCAATGCGACATACACTTTGATACTAAAACagaatatttgaaaatatttgcGATTAAAGTCTGA